The proteins below come from a single Rhinolophus ferrumequinum isolate MPI-CBG mRhiFer1 chromosome 8, mRhiFer1_v1.p, whole genome shotgun sequence genomic window:
- the HNRNPA3 gene encoding heterogeneous nuclear ribonucleoprotein A3 isoform X3 yields the protein MEVKPPPGRPQPDSGRRRRRRGEEGHDPKEPEQLRKLFIGGLSFETTDDSLREHFEKWGTLTDCVVMRDPQTKRSRGFGFVTYSCVEEVDAAMCARPHKVDGRVVEPKRAVSREDSVKPGAHLTVKKIFVGGIKEDTEEYNLRDYFEKYGKIETIEVMEDRQSGKKRGFAFVTFDDHDTVDKIVVQKYHTINGHNCEVKKALSKQEMQSAGSQRGRGGGSGNFMGRGGNFGGGGGNFGRGGNFGGRGGYGGGGGSRGSYGGGDGGYNGFGGDGGNYGGGPGYSSRGGYGGGGGPGYGNQGGGGYGGGGGGGGYDGYNEGNFGGNYGGGYGSGGGSGGYGSRRF from the exons ATGGAGGTAAAACCGCCGCCCGGTCGCCCCCAGCCCGACTCCggccgtcgccgccgccgccggggggAGGAG GGCCACGATCCAAAGGAACCAGAGCAGTTGAGAAAACTGTTTATTGGTGGTCTGAGCTTTGAAACTACAGATGATAGtttaagagaacattttgagaaatgggGCACACTCACGGATTGTGTG gtgATGAGAGATCCCCAAACAAAACGTTCCAGGGGCTTTGGTTTTGTTACTTACTCTTGTGTTGAGGAGGTGGATGCAGCGATGTGTGCTCGACCACACAAGGTTGATGGGCGTGTAGTGGAACCAAAGAGAGCTGTATCTAGAGAG gattCTGTAAAGCCTGGTGCCCATCTAACAGTGAAGAAAATTTTTGTTGGTGGtattaaagaagatacagaagAATATAATTTGAGAGACTACTTTGAAAAGTATGGCAAGATTGAAACCATAGAAGTTATGGAAGACAGGCAGagtgggaaaaaaagaggatTTGCTTTTGTAACTTTTGATGATCATGATACAGTTGATAAAATTGTTG ttcAGAAATACCACACTATTAATGGGCATAATTGTGAAGTGAAAAAGGCCCTTTCTAAACAAGAAATGCAGTCTGCTGGATCACAAAGAG GTCGTGGAGGTGGATCTGGCAACTTTATGGGTCGCGGAGGAAACTTTGGAGGTGGTGGGGGTAACTTTGGCCGCGGTGGAAACTTTGGTGGAAGAG GAGGctatggtggtggaggtggcagCAGAGGTAGTTATGGAGGAGGTGATGGTGGATATAATGGATTTGGAGGTGATg GTGGCAACTATGGTGGTGGTCCTGGCTATAGCAGTAGAGGAGGctatggtggtggtggagggccAGGATATGGAAACCAAGGAGGCGGTGGATatggcggcggtggtggtggaggaggatATGACGGTTACAATGAAGGGAATTTTGGCG GTAACTATGGTG GTGGTTATGGATCTGGTGGTGGAAGTGGTGGATATGGTAGCAGAAGGTTCTAA
- the HNRNPA3 gene encoding heterogeneous nuclear ribonucleoprotein A3 isoform X2, which produces MEGHDPKEPEQLRKLFIGGLSFETTDDSLREHFEKWGTLTDCVVMRDPQTKRSRGFGFVTYSCVEEVDAAMCARPHKVDGRVVEPKRAVSREDSVKPGAHLTVKKIFVGGIKEDTEEYNLRDYFEKYGKIETIEVMEDRQSGKKRGFAFVTFDDHDTVDKIVVQKYHTINGHNCEVKKALSKQEMQSAGSQRGRGGGSGNFMGRGGNFGGGGGNFGRGGNFGGRGGYGGGGGSRGSYGGGDGGYNGFGGDGGNYGGGPGYSSRGGYGGGGGPGYGNQGGGGYGGGGGGGGYDGYNEGNFGGNYGGGGNYNDFGNYSGQQQSNYGPMKGGSFGGRSSGSPYGGGYGSGGGSGGYGSRRF; this is translated from the exons ATGGAG GGCCACGATCCAAAGGAACCAGAGCAGTTGAGAAAACTGTTTATTGGTGGTCTGAGCTTTGAAACTACAGATGATAGtttaagagaacattttgagaaatgggGCACACTCACGGATTGTGTG gtgATGAGAGATCCCCAAACAAAACGTTCCAGGGGCTTTGGTTTTGTTACTTACTCTTGTGTTGAGGAGGTGGATGCAGCGATGTGTGCTCGACCACACAAGGTTGATGGGCGTGTAGTGGAACCAAAGAGAGCTGTATCTAGAGAG gattCTGTAAAGCCTGGTGCCCATCTAACAGTGAAGAAAATTTTTGTTGGTGGtattaaagaagatacagaagAATATAATTTGAGAGACTACTTTGAAAAGTATGGCAAGATTGAAACCATAGAAGTTATGGAAGACAGGCAGagtgggaaaaaaagaggatTTGCTTTTGTAACTTTTGATGATCATGATACAGTTGATAAAATTGTTG ttcAGAAATACCACACTATTAATGGGCATAATTGTGAAGTGAAAAAGGCCCTTTCTAAACAAGAAATGCAGTCTGCTGGATCACAAAGAG GTCGTGGAGGTGGATCTGGCAACTTTATGGGTCGCGGAGGAAACTTTGGAGGTGGTGGGGGTAACTTTGGCCGCGGTGGAAACTTTGGTGGAAGAG GAGGctatggtggtggaggtggcagCAGAGGTAGTTATGGAGGAGGTGATGGTGGATATAATGGATTTGGAGGTGATg GTGGCAACTATGGTGGTGGTCCTGGCTATAGCAGTAGAGGAGGctatggtggtggtggagggccAGGATATGGAAACCAAGGAGGCGGTGGATatggcggcggtggtggtggaggaggatATGACGGTTACAATGAAGGGAATTTTGGCG GTAACTATGGTGGTGGTGGGAACTACAATGATTTTGGAAATTACAGTGGACAACAACAATCAAATTATGGACCCATGAAGGGGGGCAGTTTTGGTGGAAGAAGCTCGGGCAGTCCCTATGGtg GTGGTTATGGATCTGGTGGTGGAAGTGGTGGATATGGTAGCAGAAGGTTCTAA
- the HNRNPA3 gene encoding heterogeneous nuclear ribonucleoprotein A3 isoform X1, translated as MEVKPPPGRPQPDSGRRRRRRGEEGHDPKEPEQLRKLFIGGLSFETTDDSLREHFEKWGTLTDCVVMRDPQTKRSRGFGFVTYSCVEEVDAAMCARPHKVDGRVVEPKRAVSREDSVKPGAHLTVKKIFVGGIKEDTEEYNLRDYFEKYGKIETIEVMEDRQSGKKRGFAFVTFDDHDTVDKIVVQKYHTINGHNCEVKKALSKQEMQSAGSQRGRGGGSGNFMGRGGNFGGGGGNFGRGGNFGGRGGYGGGGGSRGSYGGGDGGYNGFGGDGGNYGGGPGYSSRGGYGGGGGPGYGNQGGGGYGGGGGGGGYDGYNEGNFGGNYGGGGNYNDFGNYSGQQQSNYGPMKGGSFGGRSSGSPYGGGYGSGGGSGGYGSRRF; from the exons ATGGAGGTAAAACCGCCGCCCGGTCGCCCCCAGCCCGACTCCggccgtcgccgccgccgccggggggAGGAG GGCCACGATCCAAAGGAACCAGAGCAGTTGAGAAAACTGTTTATTGGTGGTCTGAGCTTTGAAACTACAGATGATAGtttaagagaacattttgagaaatgggGCACACTCACGGATTGTGTG gtgATGAGAGATCCCCAAACAAAACGTTCCAGGGGCTTTGGTTTTGTTACTTACTCTTGTGTTGAGGAGGTGGATGCAGCGATGTGTGCTCGACCACACAAGGTTGATGGGCGTGTAGTGGAACCAAAGAGAGCTGTATCTAGAGAG gattCTGTAAAGCCTGGTGCCCATCTAACAGTGAAGAAAATTTTTGTTGGTGGtattaaagaagatacagaagAATATAATTTGAGAGACTACTTTGAAAAGTATGGCAAGATTGAAACCATAGAAGTTATGGAAGACAGGCAGagtgggaaaaaaagaggatTTGCTTTTGTAACTTTTGATGATCATGATACAGTTGATAAAATTGTTG ttcAGAAATACCACACTATTAATGGGCATAATTGTGAAGTGAAAAAGGCCCTTTCTAAACAAGAAATGCAGTCTGCTGGATCACAAAGAG GTCGTGGAGGTGGATCTGGCAACTTTATGGGTCGCGGAGGAAACTTTGGAGGTGGTGGGGGTAACTTTGGCCGCGGTGGAAACTTTGGTGGAAGAG GAGGctatggtggtggaggtggcagCAGAGGTAGTTATGGAGGAGGTGATGGTGGATATAATGGATTTGGAGGTGATg GTGGCAACTATGGTGGTGGTCCTGGCTATAGCAGTAGAGGAGGctatggtggtggtggagggccAGGATATGGAAACCAAGGAGGCGGTGGATatggcggcggtggtggtggaggaggatATGACGGTTACAATGAAGGGAATTTTGGCG GTAACTATGGTGGTGGTGGGAACTACAATGATTTTGGAAATTACAGTGGACAACAACAATCAAATTATGGACCCATGAAGGGGGGCAGTTTTGGTGGAAGAAGCTCGGGCAGTCCCTATGGtg GTGGTTATGGATCTGGTGGTGGAAGTGGTGGATATGGTAGCAGAAGGTTCTAA